In Candidatus Kaistella beijingensis, a genomic segment contains:
- a CDS encoding MerR family transcriptional regulator, whose amino-acid sequence MKINLPDKLYYSIGEVAKAFNVNASLIRYWEQEFPIIKPKKNKKGNRYFTPEDIKNLKIIYHLVKEKGYTLDGARIALTTNSKISETITMIDRLEFVKAELQKLKESLVDKPE is encoded by the coding sequence ATGAAAATTAATCTTCCGGACAAACTTTATTATTCTATTGGTGAAGTAGCAAAAGCGTTTAACGTAAATGCTTCGCTCATTCGTTATTGGGAGCAGGAATTCCCTATTATTAAACCTAAAAAAAATAAGAAGGGGAACCGATATTTCACGCCGGAAGACATAAAAAATCTGAAAATTATCTATCATTTGGTGAAAGAGAAAGGCTATACTTTAGACGGTGCCCGAATTGCTTTAACCACCAACTCGAAAATTTCTGAAACCATTACCATGATCGACCGCCTGGAATTTGTAAAAGCAGAATTACAAAAACTCAAGGAATCTTTGGTGGATAAGCCTGAATAA
- a CDS encoding endonuclease: MRITLLSLFLVPFLGLAQIPTGYYDGTSGLTGYALKTKLHEIISARYINWHYGDLQEFYKQTDLDVYYDHTPSNNPIFNSTTNTMDYILLDIYSEKPAGPDAYEYTTANSTGSASAEGQGWNREHMMPQSTFNSNYPMYSDLFYVFPTDARINQLRSNYPYGISSTTPSLVYYNFTNTSKIGKNATPNSGYTGRVYEPIDEFKGDIARSLLYFAVRYEGKLNNFNFYNGTSAANDTSPLDGTEEKAFEDWYVAMLLNWHNQDPVSQKEIDRNNAVFGIQKNRNPFIDHPEWVNLIWNQTPSVVSPSQVTNLNVAQNSAYFVNLNWSTPSDPSILGFKVYQNGTLIGTAKNNSFVADHLTPSTPYTFSVKAYNNNYAESAESNLVTVTTLDADIYAKDLMITKYLEGSSNNKALEITNKTGHAVTLNKYRMSIQFFNGTQYYFPAPYELEGIVQNNETFVILNPNATFTCINNDQARFVTAAPQLTFSGSNYIELRYASTTVDAVGVKDQSNSAILGNVSLYRLNSVNQPNSTFTLSEWEQHPSNYCENIGTLVVSDAQIYAENDLSIYPNPVVGNELFVKGKKIGNIKNASIVDLSGKLIQQENTPFKNKNSINVQKLNPGVYILKVDDQSVKFIKK; this comes from the coding sequence ATGAGGATAACTTTACTTTCGCTTTTTTTAGTTCCTTTTTTGGGCTTGGCGCAGATTCCTACAGGGTATTATGATGGCACTTCTGGATTAACTGGTTACGCTTTAAAAACAAAATTGCACGAAATCATATCTGCAAGATACATCAATTGGCATTATGGCGACCTGCAGGAATTTTATAAGCAAACCGATCTGGACGTTTATTATGATCATACACCCTCCAACAATCCCATCTTTAATTCTACAACAAATACGATGGATTATATTTTGTTGGATATTTATTCCGAAAAACCAGCTGGACCAGATGCCTACGAATATACTACTGCAAATTCAACTGGATCTGCAAGCGCCGAAGGACAAGGTTGGAACCGGGAGCACATGATGCCGCAAAGCACTTTTAATAGTAACTATCCTATGTATTCTGATTTGTTTTATGTGTTTCCTACGGATGCCAGGATCAATCAGCTGCGAAGTAATTATCCTTACGGAATTTCTTCTACAACACCGTCTTTGGTTTATTATAATTTTACCAATACGTCTAAAATTGGAAAGAATGCAACGCCAAATTCTGGTTATACGGGGCGTGTTTATGAACCTATTGATGAATTTAAAGGCGATATCGCAAGAAGTTTGCTTTATTTCGCTGTTCGGTATGAAGGGAAATTAAATAACTTCAATTTTTACAACGGAACTTCTGCTGCAAACGATACAAGCCCGCTCGACGGAACAGAGGAAAAAGCTTTTGAAGATTGGTATGTTGCGATGCTGCTGAATTGGCACAACCAAGATCCTGTTTCGCAAAAGGAGATCGACCGGAACAATGCGGTTTTTGGGATTCAAAAAAATAGAAATCCTTTTATCGATCATCCTGAATGGGTTAACTTAATTTGGAATCAGACGCCAAGTGTAGTTTCTCCGTCACAGGTTACCAACTTGAATGTTGCACAGAACAGCGCATACTTCGTAAATTTGAATTGGAGCACTCCATCTGATCCGTCGATTTTAGGTTTTAAAGTTTATCAGAACGGAACTTTGATCGGTACTGCTAAAAATAACTCTTTCGTTGCAGATCATCTTACGCCTTCAACTCCCTATACCTTTTCGGTAAAGGCTTACAATAATAATTATGCCGAATCTGCGGAAAGTAACCTAGTTACGGTAACTACTCTAGATGCTGATATTTATGCAAAAGATTTAATGATTACCAAATATTTGGAAGGTTCTTCCAACAACAAAGCCTTGGAAATTACCAACAAAACAGGACATGCCGTAACTCTGAATAAGTACCGAATGAGTATCCAGTTTTTTAACGGTACGCAATACTATTTTCCTGCACCCTATGAATTGGAGGGAATTGTGCAAAACAATGAGACTTTTGTTATATTAAATCCAAATGCGACTTTCACCTGTATAAACAATGATCAGGCAAGATTTGTTACTGCGGCGCCACAACTTACTTTCAGCGGAAGTAATTATATTGAGTTGCGGTATGCGTCAACCACGGTTGATGCGGTTGGAGTAAAAGATCAAAGCAATTCTGCAATATTGGGAAATGTTTCGCTCTACCGTCTGAATTCTGTAAATCAGCCAAATTCAACCTTTACACTTTCAGAATGGGAACAACATCCTTCCAATTATTGTGAAAATATTGGAACATTAGTGGTTTCCGATGCACAGATATATGCCGAAAATGATTTGTCAATTTATCCAAATCCAGTGGTTGGAAATGAATTGTTTGTTAAGGGTAAAAAAATCGGCAATATTAAAAACGCTTCAATTGTTGATCTTTCAGGAAAGTTAATTCAGCAGGAAAATACTCCTTTTAAAAATAAAAATTCCATCAATGTACAAAAACTAAATCCGGGAGTTTATATTTTGAAAGTGGATGATCAATCGGTTAAGTTTATTAAAAAATAA
- a CDS encoding helix-hairpin-helix domain-containing protein, with translation MNLHIQLSAAKNYFLGFVTSGAILFSGLLYFSGKGNEDAGSTTKFSEAEYVAAEKIQLKEFDPNSLTENEWKMLGFSERQTATILKYKNVVGGNFTSKQQLKKCYAISGEKFAELEPYILLPETSVSSYKNYESNYNRRNYYQNSSFKNHYVKKSLTVPGKFNPDHFSVTDFIKMGFTENQANSILKYKNYLGGSFISKEKFKNCFIISDENYRKMEPYLLLPEKTPEKYVMSKPNFQDSYAKTEKAKVNYQNFDPNMTDLEGWKNLGFSEKQAQVIINYRDRNLKGSFKSLEDIQRCFVISADKFEELKPYIVLNAETFKPAQNNSNPPHNNSSSKIYEAKTDFSKTDLNVITFKQLIEYGFDDKSAASFIGFRNKLGGFINKNQILDTYNIDKILAQRLVYTAPLNTENVQKYTLADAPESWLKNHPYFKYYADKIIYYRISFTNEKKFFKTMNIKPEAEEKMKLYLK, from the coding sequence ATGAATCTACACATCCAACTTTCAGCAGCGAAGAACTACTTTTTAGGCTTCGTTACATCGGGAGCAATTTTATTCTCGGGGCTACTCTACTTTAGCGGTAAAGGCAATGAAGATGCAGGATCAACTACCAAGTTTTCGGAAGCGGAATATGTCGCAGCAGAAAAAATTCAGTTAAAGGAATTCGATCCAAATAGTTTGACCGAAAATGAATGGAAAATGCTGGGATTTTCTGAAAGACAAACTGCCACCATTTTAAAATATAAAAATGTTGTTGGCGGGAATTTTACTTCGAAACAGCAATTAAAAAAGTGCTACGCCATTTCGGGCGAGAAATTCGCAGAGTTGGAACCTTACATCTTACTTCCTGAGACTTCGGTTTCTTCCTATAAAAATTACGAATCGAATTATAATCGTAGAAATTATTATCAAAATTCTAGCTTCAAAAATCATTATGTTAAGAAGTCATTAACAGTTCCCGGAAAATTTAATCCTGATCACTTTTCAGTGACCGATTTTATTAAGATGGGGTTCACTGAAAATCAAGCAAACTCTATTCTAAAATACAAAAATTATTTGGGAGGAAGTTTTATTAGCAAAGAAAAATTCAAAAATTGCTTTATCATTAGTGACGAAAATTACCGGAAAATGGAGCCTTACCTTTTGCTTCCGGAAAAAACGCCGGAAAAGTATGTGATGTCAAAACCTAATTTCCAAGATTCTTACGCCAAAACAGAGAAAGCGAAAGTCAATTATCAAAACTTTGATCCAAACATGACTGATTTGGAAGGGTGGAAAAATTTGGGATTCTCTGAAAAACAAGCTCAAGTTATCATCAATTATAGAGATAGAAATTTAAAGGGCAGTTTCAAAAGTTTAGAAGACATTCAAAGATGCTTCGTGATTTCCGCAGATAAATTTGAAGAGTTGAAACCGTACATCGTTTTGAATGCGGAGACGTTTAAACCGGCTCAAAACAACAGCAACCCTCCTCATAACAATTCATCCTCAAAAATTTATGAAGCCAAAACCGATTTCAGTAAAACAGACTTGAATGTGATTACTTTTAAACAACTTATCGAGTATGGCTTTGATGATAAAAGCGCGGCAAGCTTCATTGGGTTCCGAAATAAACTGGGTGGATTCATCAATAAAAATCAGATTCTCGACACTTATAATATTGACAAAATATTAGCACAACGTTTGGTTTATACAGCTCCCTTAAATACGGAAAATGTTCAAAAATACACTTTAGCGGACGCGCCGGAATCTTGGTTGAAAAATCACCCTTACTTCAAGTATTATGCTGATAAAATTATCTATTACCGAATTTCCTTTACCAATGAAAAGAAGTTCTTCAAAACGATGAATATCAAACCAGAAGCGGAAGAGAAAATGAAACTGTATTTAAAATAA
- a CDS encoding T9SS-dependent M36 family metallopeptidase: MKNRNLPLKIAAVCLMFSFGSANAQDFKSIIQSHMNSKNTFMKPNLNNFEIISKEVSKSMNSNVVMVQQSYNGIPIYNAVGTALIKDQKVNYFNDGFTKDFKSVSLPSSARSNKAVFATVAQTMNLKNSTNYQLIAIDAADLDTPFAKTRLIYFPAENGDLRLCHEFMFEEKGTSNYWDVLADATTGEILSKQNLTLTCNFKHDAYHHDYSAHTPEGFAVNFNNDQSSNGEIAKSFAAAAPLDASYNVFALPLESPNHGSRQLLSNPWFLDASPEGWHTILGGTYVGSYNTTRGNNVMAYDDRNNANAAGSYADGGANRVFDFPFVVNDTPGNLNAATTNLFYVNNKVHDIFYRLGFNELGRNFQAWNFGKGGSQNDYVMAESQDGGGTNNANFSSPIDGSRPRMQMYLWDPGVIRRVFYNAPTEAVNRIVASLISTTFGPALTPTGVTADVKLSPVLDACTPLPAGSLAGKIGLIARGTCEFQAKVQAAQDAGAVAAIIYSQPDSTPTGGMGGTNPNITIPSVLIENPEGVYMKGLLDAGTNVNITLRYNANEQPTRDGSFDNGVIIHEYGHGISNRRTGAGYSCLNSAVSKEQMGEGWSDFFAVMLTNQPNATAAVPRGIGTYATSEPIDGLGIRPAQYSPNFAVNNYTYGRTNGMEYTNTAGAIVPDVHSIGFVWATMLWDLHWKYAEKYGYSSDVMSNNTNGSTRVLQLVYNALALQGCNPGFIEGRNAILAAEAANTETGGADKCMIWNVFAKRGLGVNAAAGSKTNINDQVEDFTVPTECATAATSETGNNAALSIYPNPAKNEFYFKSAKNILGKVNVEIFDASGKLVSSQKMSATEAVNTQNLANGVYVVKVSGLGVNYSSKLMIKK; encoded by the coding sequence ATGAAAAATAGAAATTTACCCTTGAAAATTGCGGCGGTATGTTTGATGTTTTCTTTCGGTAGTGCAAATGCTCAGGATTTTAAATCCATCATTCAGAGCCACATGAATTCGAAGAATACCTTCATGAAACCCAACCTCAATAATTTTGAAATCATCAGCAAAGAGGTTTCAAAATCAATGAATTCGAATGTAGTTATGGTTCAGCAGTCCTATAACGGTATTCCAATTTACAATGCGGTAGGAACGGCTTTGATCAAAGATCAGAAAGTGAATTATTTCAATGATGGATTTACTAAAGATTTCAAATCTGTCTCTTTGCCGAGTTCAGCCCGAAGCAACAAAGCTGTTTTTGCTACTGTTGCGCAAACAATGAATTTGAAGAATTCCACAAATTATCAGTTAATTGCAATTGATGCAGCCGATTTAGATACTCCTTTTGCAAAAACAAGACTTATTTATTTTCCTGCTGAAAATGGTGATTTAAGACTTTGCCATGAATTTATGTTCGAAGAAAAAGGAACCTCAAATTATTGGGATGTACTTGCGGACGCAACAACTGGTGAAATATTGAGCAAGCAAAACCTTACTCTTACGTGCAATTTCAAGCATGATGCTTACCACCACGACTATTCAGCACATACGCCAGAAGGATTTGCGGTAAATTTCAATAATGATCAATCTTCAAATGGAGAAATAGCAAAATCTTTTGCCGCTGCAGCACCTTTGGATGCAAGTTATAACGTTTTTGCACTCCCGCTGGAAAGTCCGAATCACGGCTCCAGACAATTGCTGAGCAACCCTTGGTTTTTAGATGCTTCACCTGAAGGTTGGCATACCATTTTGGGAGGAACGTATGTAGGAAGTTATAATACAACACGAGGAAATAACGTAATGGCGTATGACGATAGAAACAATGCAAATGCAGCTGGTTCTTATGCCGATGGTGGAGCAAACAGAGTTTTCGATTTCCCTTTTGTAGTCAATGACACTCCAGGTAATTTGAATGCTGCAACAACTAACTTATTTTATGTAAATAACAAAGTTCACGATATTTTCTACCGTCTCGGATTTAATGAACTCGGAAGAAACTTCCAGGCATGGAACTTTGGAAAAGGAGGTTCTCAAAATGATTATGTGATGGCTGAATCCCAAGATGGAGGAGGAACAAATAATGCAAACTTTTCATCTCCTATCGACGGTTCAAGACCCAGAATGCAGATGTATCTTTGGGATCCGGGTGTAATTAGAAGGGTATTTTATAACGCACCTACAGAAGCGGTTAACAGAATTGTAGCCAGTCTTATTTCAACTACTTTTGGTCCAGCTCTTACACCAACCGGAGTTACTGCAGATGTTAAATTATCACCTGTTTTGGATGCATGTACACCTTTACCAGCAGGTTCATTGGCAGGTAAAATCGGTTTAATTGCAAGAGGAACCTGTGAATTCCAAGCAAAAGTACAAGCAGCACAAGATGCAGGAGCAGTTGCGGCAATTATTTACAGCCAACCAGATTCTACACCAACAGGAGGTATGGGCGGAACTAATCCTAATATCACAATTCCGTCCGTATTAATCGAAAATCCTGAAGGTGTTTATATGAAAGGTTTGTTAGATGCAGGAACCAACGTAAATATTACGTTGAGATACAATGCCAATGAACAGCCAACTAGAGACGGAAGTTTCGATAATGGAGTTATCATCCACGAATATGGTCATGGTATATCTAACCGTAGAACAGGAGCAGGTTATTCTTGTTTAAATTCTGCGGTAAGTAAAGAGCAGATGGGTGAAGGTTGGTCAGATTTCTTTGCAGTGATGCTTACCAACCAACCAAATGCGACAGCAGCGGTACCACGAGGAATCGGAACTTATGCCACATCAGAACCAATAGATGGACTGGGAATTAGACCTGCACAGTACTCTCCAAATTTTGCCGTAAATAATTACACTTATGGAAGAACTAACGGGATGGAATATACCAATACAGCAGGAGCAATTGTACCAGACGTGCATTCAATTGGATTTGTTTGGGCAACAATGCTGTGGGATCTTCATTGGAAGTATGCTGAAAAATATGGATATTCTTCAGACGTAATGTCAAATAATACAAACGGTAGTACAAGAGTATTACAACTTGTTTATAATGCTTTGGCTTTACAAGGCTGCAACCCTGGATTTATTGAAGGTAGAAATGCGATCCTGGCTGCAGAAGCTGCAAACACAGAAACAGGAGGAGCAGATAAATGTATGATTTGGAATGTTTTTGCAAAAAGAGGTTTAGGAGTTAATGCAGCTGCAGGCTCAAAAACCAACATCAATGACCAGGTGGAAGATTTTACTGTACCTACTGAATGTGCTACTGCTGCAACGAGTGAAACTGGAAACAATGCTGCATTAAGCATTTATCCAAACCCGGCTAAAAATGAGTTTTACTTCAAATCAGCTAAAAATATTCTAGGAAAAGTAAACGTTGAAATTTTCGACGCATCAGGGAAATTAGTTTCCAGCCAGAAAATGTCGGCTACAGAAGCTGTAAACACACAAAATCTTGCAAACGGAGTTTATGTGGTAAAAGTTTCAGGATTGGGCGTAAACTATTCTTCAAAACTGATGATTAAAAAGTAA
- the rpsA gene encoding 30S ribosomal protein S1: protein MSETTVKEEVLLNQNVAPEQFDWDSFESGLDADARKEKSDLEEIYNGSLNNLSDNDVLVGKVVRLTDKEAIVDINFKSEGVISLNEFRYNQGLQVGDEVEVMVDRREDKSGQLQLSHKKARTLKAWDKVNELHETGEIVNGFVKSRTKGGMIVDVHGIEAFLPGSQIDVKPIKDYDQFVGKTMEFKVVKINPEFKNVVVSHKALIEADLEGQKREIIGQLEKGQVLEGTVKNITSYGVFVDLGGVDGLIHITDLSWSRVNHPSEILEDGQTVKVVILDFDDEKTRIQLGMKQLEAHPWDALSADLKVGDKVKGKVVVLADYGAFVEVAPGVEGLIHVSEMSWSTHLRSAGDFVKVGDEVEAEVLTLDREDRKISLGMKQLNQDPWANIETKYPVGSKHVGTVRNFTNFGVFVELEEGIDGLIYISDLSWTKKIKHPSEFCAVGDKLDVVVLELDTAARRLSLGHKQLQENPWDKFETKYAEGTVHTGKATEVFDKGAQVQFEDAEVEAFCPSRLLEKEDGSKIKKGEEAQFKVIEFNKEFKRVVVSHTGIFRDEEKKNVRDNASKPAASSSNEEKSTLGDLDVLAELKKKMEGGN, encoded by the coding sequence ATGTCAGAAACGACAGTAAAAGAAGAGGTTCTTTTGAACCAAAACGTAGCACCGGAACAATTTGACTGGGATTCATTCGAGTCTGGTCTTGATGCTGATGCAAGAAAAGAGAAAAGCGATCTAGAAGAAATCTACAACGGTTCTCTTAACAACTTGAGCGACAACGACGTTCTTGTAGGAAAAGTAGTAAGACTTACCGACAAAGAAGCGATCGTTGACATCAACTTCAAATCTGAAGGTGTTATTTCTCTTAACGAATTCCGTTACAACCAAGGATTGCAAGTTGGTGATGAGGTTGAAGTAATGGTGGACAGAAGAGAAGACAAATCGGGTCAGTTGCAACTTTCTCACAAAAAAGCTAGAACGCTTAAAGCTTGGGATAAAGTAAACGAACTTCACGAAACAGGTGAAATCGTAAACGGATTCGTAAAATCCAGAACTAAAGGTGGTATGATCGTTGACGTTCACGGAATTGAGGCATTCTTACCAGGTTCTCAAATCGATGTGAAACCTATTAAAGATTACGATCAGTTCGTAGGAAAAACAATGGAATTCAAAGTAGTGAAAATCAACCCAGAATTCAAAAACGTTGTAGTTTCTCACAAAGCGTTGATCGAAGCAGATCTTGAAGGTCAGAAGAGAGAAATCATTGGACAACTGGAAAAAGGACAGGTTCTTGAAGGAACTGTTAAAAATATTACTTCTTACGGTGTATTCGTAGATTTAGGAGGAGTTGACGGATTGATCCACATTACAGACCTTTCTTGGTCTAGAGTAAATCACCCATCAGAAATCCTAGAAGACGGACAAACTGTAAAAGTGGTAATCCTTGATTTCGATGACGAGAAAACAAGAATCCAATTAGGTATGAAGCAATTGGAAGCTCATCCATGGGATGCGCTTTCTGCTGATTTGAAAGTTGGTGATAAAGTAAAAGGAAAAGTGGTTGTTCTTGCTGACTACGGTGCATTCGTTGAGGTTGCTCCAGGTGTGGAAGGATTGATCCACGTTTCTGAAATGTCTTGGTCAACTCACTTGAGAAGCGCAGGAGATTTCGTAAAAGTTGGTGATGAAGTAGAAGCTGAAGTTTTGACTTTGGACAGAGAAGACAGAAAAATTTCTCTTGGTATGAAGCAACTTAACCAAGATCCTTGGGCGAACATCGAAACTAAGTATCCAGTTGGTTCTAAACATGTTGGAACTGTTAGAAACTTCACAAACTTTGGGGTTTTCGTAGAATTGGAAGAAGGAATCGATGGTTTGATCTATATTTCTGATCTTTCTTGGACTAAGAAAATCAAACATCCATCAGAATTCTGTGCAGTTGGTGATAAGTTAGACGTTGTAGTTCTAGAATTGGATACTGCAGCAAGAAGACTTTCATTAGGACACAAGCAATTGCAGGAAAATCCGTGGGATAAATTCGAAACTAAATATGCAGAAGGAACTGTACATACAGGAAAAGCTACTGAAGTTTTCGACAAAGGTGCACAAGTTCAGTTCGAAGACGCTGAAGTTGAAGCGTTCTGCCCATCAAGGTTGTTAGAAAAAGAAGACGGTTCTAAAATCAAAAAAGGAGAAGAAGCTCAGTTCAAAGTAATTGAATTCAACAAAGAATTCAAGAGAGTGGTAGTTTCTCACACGGGAATCTTCAGAGATGAGGAAAAGAAAAACGTGAGAGATAACGCTTCAAAACCTGCTGCATCTTCCAGCAACGAAGAGAAATCAACTCTTGGTGACCTTGACGTTTTAGCTGAATTGAAAAAGAAAATGGAAGGCGGAAACTAA